From Mauremys reevesii isolate NIE-2019 linkage group 10, ASM1616193v1, whole genome shotgun sequence, the proteins below share one genomic window:
- the TMEM159 gene encoding lipid droplet assembly factor 1, whose protein sequence is MSKEMQELQKQWHSMMQTIHTNSNVVSFMNSRVGQYLDDHPFVALSLLVFIAVSAIPVAFFLIFVISTTVVACMGVIVIEGVVISVGGIALLCVLSGLGVLSLAVSGVLSICYIALSTLINYWHTPNSLVKKQEANENSLLQSSPPVLDPSNKNTKSE, encoded by the exons ATGTcaaaagaaatgcaagaactACAGAAACAATGGCACTCCATGATGCAAACCATCCACACCAACTCCAAT GTTGTTTCTTTTATGAACTCTCGAGTTGGCCAGTACTTAGATGATCATCCTTTTGTCGCCCTGTCACTGCTGGTGTTTATTGCAGTATCTGCTATTCCTGTTGCATTCTTTCTGATATTTGTGATTTCAACAACCGTAGTGGCCTGTATGGGGGTTATCGTCATTGAAG GTGTTGTAATATCAGTAGGTGGCATAGCCCTTCTTTGTGTGCTGAGTGGCCTGGGCGTCCTTTCATTGGCAGTTTCTGGAGTACTGAGTATTTGCTACATAGCTCTTTCAACGCTAATCAACTACTGGCATACTCCAAA CAGCCTGGTAAAGAAGCAAGAAGCTAATGAAAACAGTTTGCTACAGAGTAGTCCTCCTGTCTTGGACCCTTCTAACAAGAACACGAAGAGCGAATGA
- the MCHR1 gene encoding melanin-concentrating hormone receptor 1 encodes MDFKTNHTERLNGCTANITKAVQNFSLPGEPSTVSYADFFMPVLFGIIFFLGIIGNSLVICTVFKKSRPRSSVPDIFIISLSMVDLLFLLGMPFLIHQLLGNGAWHFGETMCTIITALDANSQFTSTYILTAMSIDRYLATVYPFTSTRFRKPFVAILVICMLWALSFLSITPVWMYARLIPLPGGLLGCGIRLPDPQNDIYWYTLYQFFLVFAVPFTLITVAYRRILLRMAKSSEALTGQRCTRTCTRKVTRVAIAICLAFFICWAPYHVLQLVQLTMHHPTLPFYYAYNVAISMGYANSCLNPFIYILVGQTVRRRLLVSVRPAAAGEEASQNGGNSAQGDPSESGQPLLHLVSVSGR; translated from the exons ATGGATTTTAAAACGAATCATACGGAGCGCTTGAACGGCTGCACTGCTAACATCACCAAGGCTGTGCAAAACTTTTCCCTGCCTG GTGAGCCCAGCACAGTAAGCTATGCTGACTTCTTCATGCCTGTCCTGTTTGGCATCATCTTCTTCTTAGGCATCATTGGTAACAGCCTGGTGATCTGCACAGTCTTTAAGAAATCCAGACCCAGGAGCAGTGTCCCAGATATCTTCATCATCAGCCTCTCCATGGTGGACCTGCTCTTCCTCCTGGGCATGCCCTTCCTCATTCACCAGCTGCTGGGCAATGGAGCCTGGCACTTTGGGGAAACCATGTGCACCATTATCACTGCTCTGGATGCCAACAGCCAGTTCACTAGCACCTACATCCTCACTGCCATGTCCATTGACCGCTACCTGGCCACCGTGTACCCTTTCACCTCCACTCGCTTCAGGAAGCCATTTGTGGCCATCCTGGTGATCTGCATGCTCTGGGCTCTCTCCTTCCTCAGCATCACCCCAGTGTGGATGTATGCCCGGCTCATCCCTCTGCCTGGGGGGCTGCTGGGCTGCGGGATTCGGCTTCCAGACCCACAGAATGACATCTACTGGTATACTCTCTATCAGTTCTTCCTCGTCTTTGCCGTCCCCTTTACCCTCATCACTGTGGCCTACAGGAGGATTCTTCTCAGGATGGCCAAGTCCTCAGAGGCACTTACTGGCCAGAGGTGCACCAGGACCTGCACCAGGAAAGTGACACGTGTGGCCATTGCCATCTGCCTGGCCTTCTTCATCTGCTGGGCGCCTTACCACGTGCTACAGCTGGTGCAGTTAACCATGCACCACCCCACCCTGCCATTCTACTATGCCTACAACGTGGCCATCAGCATGGGCTATGCCAATAGCTGCCTCAACCCCTTCATCTACATCCTGGTAGGGCAGACCGTCCGCAGGAGGCTGCTGGTTTCCGTCAGGCCGGCTGCTGCAGGGGAAGAGGCTTCCCAGAATGGGGGCAACAGCGCACAGGGGGACCCCAGCGAGTCAGGACAGCCACTGCTGCACCTGGTGTCTGTCTCTGGCAGGTAA